One genomic window of Malaciobacter molluscorum LMG 25693 includes the following:
- a CDS encoding type II secretion system protein, with product MKQAFSLLELVFVLVILALIGSYAIPKFMNTKDAAIITTVKRDITTILNSIQSQYLLDGKIEDISDTIKINSSNWFFENNSIIYKSNNSNCITIRIDRASQKLKLNINETNDTICSKLKQSGIENSSIDLY from the coding sequence ATGAAACAGGCTTTTTCATTATTAGAGTTAGTTTTTGTGCTTGTTATTCTTGCATTAATTGGAAGCTATGCAATTCCTAAGTTTATGAATACAAAAGATGCAGCAATAATTACTACTGTAAAAAGAGATATAACTACTATCTTAAACTCAATTCAATCTCAATATTTATTAGATGGTAAAATAGAAGATATAAGTGATACCATAAAAATAAATAGTTCAAATTGGTTTTTTGAAAATAATTCGATTATTTATAAAAGTAATAATAGCAATTGCATAACTATACGTATAGATAGAGCTAGTCAAAAGTTAAAATTAAACATTAATGAAACAAATGATACCATTTGTTCTAAGCTAAAACAATCAGGAATAGAAAATAGTTCAATTGATTTATATTAA
- the gmhB gene encoding D-glycero-beta-D-manno-heptose 1,7-bisphosphate 7-phosphatase has protein sequence MYKAFFLDRDGVINVDKSYVYKIEDFEFIDGVFATLKYIQSKGYKLFIITNQSGIGRGYYTIENFLELTSWMKAEFEKNEIKIEEVQYCPHAPEENCNCRKPKTGMIDNILKNYEIDLENSWFVGDKDSDIKCANSANIKNTVQVKSGQKFDENKSNAKYVLENIIELKKLV, from the coding sequence ATGTATAAAGCCTTTTTCTTGGACAGAGATGGTGTAATAAATGTGGATAAAAGTTATGTTTATAAAATAGAAGATTTTGAGTTTATTGATGGTGTTTTTGCTACTTTAAAATATATTCAATCTAAAGGTTATAAACTTTTTATTATTACAAATCAATCAGGAATAGGAAGAGGTTATTATACAATTGAAAATTTTTTAGAATTGACATCATGGATGAAAGCTGAATTTGAAAAAAATGAAATAAAAATAGAAGAGGTTCAATACTGCCCACATGCTCCAGAGGAGAACTGCAACTGCCGTAAACCAAAAACAGGCATGATTGATAATATTTTAAAAAATTATGAAATAGACTTAGAAAACTCTTGGTTTGTAGGAGATAAGGATTCAGATATAAAGTGTGCAAATAGTGCAAATATTAAAAATACAGTACAAGTAAAATCTGGTCAAAAGTTTGATGAAAATAAATCAAATGCTAAATATGTATTAGAAAATATAATAGAGTTGAAAAAATTAGTGTAA
- the rfaD gene encoding ADP-glyceromanno-heptose 6-epimerase: protein MKYSDIDFNNKTILITGAAGFIGSNLCFYFQENYPNVNIIALDCFRSGETFSNGNLKSFGHFKNLLGFKGIVISGDINDKELLNNLENSYTFDYIFHQAAISDTTVQEQDLMVKTNVNAYEDLLKIAIKHKANMIYASSAATYGDSNRFEIGYEQPNNAYGFSKVMMDNITYKYLKQGVDISIVGLKYFNVYGQREFFKNKTASMVVQFGHQILNNLTPKLFEGSDKILRDFIFIEDVIQANIKACSPKKSGVYNVGTGKARSFEDIVNILQKQLEIDNGKEYIPNPYIGAYQFFTQANIDSTKENLDYEPRFELEDGIKEYIPEIKRLFECEVK from the coding sequence ATGAAATATAGTGATATAGACTTTAATAATAAAACAATTTTAATTACGGGTGCAGCAGGCTTTATTGGCTCAAATTTATGCTTTTATTTTCAAGAAAATTATCCAAATGTAAATATAATTGCTCTTGATTGTTTCAGGTCTGGAGAGACTTTTTCAAATGGAAATCTTAAAAGCTTTGGACACTTTAAAAATCTATTAGGTTTTAAAGGTATTGTAATAAGTGGTGATATAAATGATAAAGAACTTTTAAATAATTTGGAAAATTCTTATACTTTTGATTATATTTTTCATCAAGCTGCAATTTCAGATACAACTGTTCAAGAACAAGACTTGATGGTAAAAACAAATGTTAATGCATATGAAGATTTATTGAAAATCGCAATAAAACATAAAGCAAATATGATTTATGCAAGTAGTGCTGCAACTTATGGTGATAGTAATAGATTTGAAATAGGTTATGAACAACCAAATAATGCTTATGGTTTTTCAAAAGTTATGATGGATAATATTACATATAAATATTTAAAACAAGGTGTTGATATAAGTATTGTTGGACTTAAATATTTTAATGTATATGGACAAAGAGAATTTTTCAAAAATAAAACAGCTTCTATGGTAGTTCAGTTTGGACACCAAATATTAAATAACCTTACTCCAAAACTTTTTGAGGGAAGCGATAAAATACTTAGAGATTTTATTTTTATTGAAGATGTAATTCAAGCAAATATAAAAGCTTGTTCTCCTAAAAAAAGTGGTGTTTATAATGTTGGTACCGGAAAAGCAAGAAGTTTTGAAGATATTGTAAATATTTTACAAAAACAATTAGAAATAGATAATGGAAAAGAGTATATTCCAAATCCTTATATTGGTGCATATCAATTTTTTACTCAAGCAAATATTGACTCAACAAAAGAAAATTTAGACTATGAGCCAAGATTTGAATTAGAAGATGGTATAAAAGAGTATATTCCTGAAATAAAAAGATTATTTGAATGTGAGGTTAAGTGA
- the rfaE1 gene encoding D-glycero-beta-D-manno-heptose-7-phosphate kinase has translation MIKLDKKPNILVIGDLMIDHYLWGSCDRISPEAPVQIIDVKKETTVLGGAGNVINNLLSLGSDVGVISVVGDDEVAKELKSMLDKHGAKSFLIEQKGRKTSKKSRIMASHSQVVRYDHESKNSISFDSEKKIFEKFQELINRYDIILFSDYGKGVITKDLSKKIIDYAKKYDKKVIVDPKGEDYSKYSGAYFLTPNKKEAQIASKVEIENEEKLKEALIKLKTIASLDYSIITLSEQGIALLKDDEVILRPTVAREVFDVTGAGDTVLASLGFALSLGKDLVEAIEFANLAAGVVVGKLGSATVTLDEIEEYKTSLNQSSIEFHLKTFKEIEKISNRLKEQNKKIVFTNGCFDILHKGHVSYLNTAKSFGDVLILGLNSDDSVKRLKGENRPINNQDDRAYILLALECVDYVVIFDEDTPYELISLVKPDILVKGADYDGKEVVGSDIAKETKLVEFIDGRSTTKTIEKIQGK, from the coding sequence ATGATAAAATTAGATAAAAAACCTAATATTTTAGTGATTGGTGATTTGATGATTGATCACTATTTATGGGGTAGTTGTGATAGAATCTCACCTGAAGCTCCTGTTCAAATAATTGATGTAAAAAAAGAGACAACAGTTTTAGGTGGAGCAGGTAATGTTATAAATAATTTACTTTCTTTAGGAAGTGATGTTGGTGTTATTTCTGTTGTAGGTGATGATGAAGTTGCAAAAGAGTTAAAATCTATGCTTGATAAACATGGTGCAAAATCTTTCTTAATAGAACAAAAAGGAAGAAAAACATCTAAAAAATCAAGAATAATGGCATCTCACTCCCAAGTTGTAAGATATGACCATGAAAGTAAAAATTCTATATCTTTTGATAGTGAGAAAAAGATATTTGAAAAGTTTCAAGAGTTAATAAATAGATATGATATTATTCTTTTTTCTGATTATGGAAAAGGTGTAATTACTAAAGATTTATCTAAAAAAATAATAGATTATGCAAAAAAATATGATAAAAAAGTTATAGTTGATCCAAAAGGTGAAGATTATTCAAAATATAGTGGTGCATATTTTTTAACACCAAATAAAAAAGAGGCTCAAATAGCTTCTAAAGTTGAAATAGAAAATGAAGAAAAATTAAAAGAAGCACTTATAAAACTTAAAACTATTGCCTCTTTAGATTATTCAATTATTACACTTAGTGAGCAAGGAATTGCACTTTTAAAAGATGATGAAGTAATACTTCGACCAACAGTTGCAAGGGAAGTTTTTGATGTAACTGGTGCGGGAGATACAGTTTTAGCTTCACTTGGGTTTGCACTTAGTTTAGGAAAAGATTTAGTTGAAGCAATTGAGTTTGCAAATTTGGCAGCTGGTGTTGTAGTTGGAAAACTTGGAAGTGCAACTGTTACTTTAGATGAGATTGAAGAGTATAAAACAAGTTTAAATCAAAGCTCAATAGAGTTTCATTTAAAAACTTTCAAAGAGATTGAAAAAATTTCAAATAGATTAAAAGAACAAAATAAAAAGATTGTATTTACAAATGGATGTTTTGACATACTTCACAAAGGTCATGTAAGTTATTTAAATACAGCAAAATCTTTTGGAGATGTTTTAATCTTAGGTCTTAATTCAGATGACAGTGTAAAAAGGTTAAAAGGTGAAAATAGACCAATAAATAATCAAGATGACAGAGCATATATACTTTTGGCACTTGAATGTGTGGATTATGTAGTAATATTCGATGAAGATACACCATATGAATTAATCTCACTTGTTAAACCAGATATTTTAGTAAAAGGTGCTGATTATGATGGAAAAGAAGTAGTTGGAAGTGATATTGCAAAAGAGACTAAACTAGTTGAGTTTATTGATGGAAGAAGCACTACAAAAACAATCGAAAAAATTCAAGGTAAATAG
- a CDS encoding adenine phosphoribosyltransferase codes for MKELSNEHKTRILSSIRDVKDFPKEGIIFKDITTLLNDKEAFNLLMNHLEDRYKDYDLDYVAGIDSRGFIFGAALADRLKIGFVPVRKKGKLPSTTVCEKYELEYGFDEVEIHLDAFHEKVGAKVLLIDDLIATGGTANAAAKLIKKVKANLVEACFLLNLSFLDGKKRVEEHTTVYTIFNV; via the coding sequence ATGAAAGAATTAAGTAATGAACATAAAACTAGAATATTAAGTAGTATTAGGGATGTAAAGGATTTTCCAAAAGAAGGTATTATTTTTAAAGATATTACTACACTTCTAAATGATAAAGAGGCTTTTAATTTACTTATGAATCATCTTGAAGATAGATATAAAGATTATGATTTAGACTATGTTGCAGGAATTGATAGTAGAGGATTTATTTTTGGAGCTGCACTTGCAGATAGATTAAAAATTGGTTTTGTTCCAGTTAGAAAAAAAGGGAAATTACCTAGTACAACTGTATGTGAAAAGTATGAACTTGAATATGGTTTTGATGAAGTTGAAATTCACTTGGATGCTTTTCATGAAAAAGTAGGTGCAAAAGTTCTATTAATTGATGATTTGATTGCAACTGGTGGAACTGCAAATGCAGCAGCTAAACTTATAAAAAAGGTTAAAGCTAATTTAGTTGAGGCATGCTTTTTATTAAATCTTTCATTTTTAGATGGTAAAAAAAGAGTAGAAGAACATACAACAGTTTATACAATATTTAATGTGTAA
- a CDS encoding Wzz/FepE/Etk N-terminal domain-containing protein gives MEQKVNNNMLQEDEIDLRELFKKLWKGKLFIIVFTLVVTIFAGVYAFLKTPIYEVKAIIKVGYIGDDNIVNTKLLVDELKSVFNIGSKNNTLENYKSIISSLKTLRDNDSLFSISSQSTSNKLAIEKINEVLNYTKDNYNLKISEFKMKVNADISRYENEITNINKIEKEKIERDIQKIKTQEIPYIQRQIDVLKNEELKSIKNKIKFNSFKLNEYEKNIGKLTSKKKLNSTENILISIQLQSIQSLILKTQEKIENLKLEENRIVDIKIKNLENKKKNLLNDKIKDLNIKLNEILLKKVNDLKEKISFEKFKLKNGYYSNAKIVGDIIINDEPIKPKKVLILVVAFVSGFILSIFLVFFLDFIKSFKEEK, from the coding sequence TTGGAACAAAAAGTAAATAATAATATGTTACAAGAAGATGAAATAGATTTAAGAGAACTTTTTAAAAAACTTTGGAAAGGTAAACTTTTTATAATAGTTTTTACATTAGTTGTTACAATATTTGCAGGTGTTTATGCATTTTTGAAAACACCTATTTATGAAGTTAAAGCTATTATAAAAGTTGGATATATAGGAGATGATAATATTGTAAATACAAAATTATTAGTTGATGAATTAAAATCAGTGTTTAATATAGGTTCAAAAAATAATACTTTGGAAAATTACAAATCAATAATTTCATCATTAAAAACACTAAGAGATAACGATAGTTTATTTTCTATTAGTTCTCAATCAACTTCTAATAAATTAGCAATTGAAAAAATAAATGAAGTATTAAATTATACAAAAGATAATTATAATCTAAAAATTAGTGAATTTAAAATGAAAGTAAATGCTGATATTTCTAGATATGAAAATGAAATTACAAATATAAATAAAATAGAAAAAGAAAAGATAGAAAGAGATATTCAAAAGATTAAAACACAAGAAATACCTTATATTCAAAGACAAATTGATGTCTTAAAAAATGAAGAATTAAAATCTATAAAAAATAAAATAAAATTTAATTCTTTTAAATTAAATGAATATGAAAAAAATATTGGAAAGTTAACTTCTAAAAAAAAATTAAATAGTACTGAGAATATTTTAATATCAATACAATTACAAAGTATTCAAAGTTTAATATTAAAAACTCAAGAAAAAATAGAAAATTTAAAACTTGAAGAAAATAGAATAGTCGATATTAAAATAAAAAATTTAGAGAATAAAAAGAAAAATTTATTAAATGATAAAATAAAAGATTTAAATATTAAATTAAATGAAATACTATTAAAAAAAGTAAATGATTTAAAAGAAAAAATTTCTTTTGAAAAGTTTAAGTTAAAAAATGGATATTATTCTAATGCTAAAATTGTTGGAGATATTATTATAAACGATGAACCAATAAAACCAAAAAAAGTTCTTATTCTTGTAGTTGCATTTGTATCTGGATTTATTTTATCAATTTTTTTAGTCTTTTTTTTAGATTTTATTAAAAGTTTTAAGGAAGAAAAGTAA
- the trpB gene encoding tryptophan synthase subunit beta has protein sequence MSDYIPKKSKFDPDENGHFGIFGGKYVPETLIPILEDLEKEYKKYRFDKQFWSEVNALLKDYVGRETPLYHAKSISEEVGAKVYLKREDLNHTGAHKVNNVIAQGLLAKKLGKTKVIAETGAGQHGVATATIAALLGLECTVFMGAKDVQRQELNVFRMKLLGAKVVAVQSGSKTLKDAMNDAIRYWVTNARDTFYIIGTVAGPHPYPMMVRDFQAIIGYEARRQIIEKENRLPDYVVACIGGGSNAIGMFSHFLEDEEVTCIGIEAGGLGLDTNKHGCSLQKGSPGVLHGQCSYLLQDKNGQVTEAHSISAGLDYPGIGPEHSFHKDNNTVQYDSITDDEAIEAFVWLSQKEGIIPAFESAHAIAYLKKAKDKFKDKVVIVNLSGRGDKDMIQAKSLLHFD, from the coding sequence ATGAGCGATTATATTCCCAAAAAGAGTAAGTTTGATCCAGATGAAAATGGACATTTTGGTATATTTGGTGGAAAATATGTTCCTGAAACATTGATTCCAATTCTTGAAGATTTGGAAAAAGAGTATAAAAAATATAGATTTGATAAACAGTTTTGGAGTGAAGTAAATGCTTTACTTAAAGATTATGTAGGAAGAGAAACACCTTTATATCATGCAAAAAGTATAAGTGAAGAAGTTGGAGCAAAAGTATATTTAAAAAGAGAAGATTTAAATCATACAGGTGCACATAAAGTAAATAATGTAATTGCACAAGGCCTTTTAGCAAAAAAACTTGGTAAGACAAAAGTAATAGCTGAAACGGGTGCAGGACAACATGGTGTTGCAACTGCTACAATTGCTGCACTTTTAGGACTTGAATGTACAGTATTTATGGGTGCAAAAGATGTACAAAGACAAGAGTTAAATGTATTTAGAATGAAACTTCTTGGAGCAAAAGTAGTTGCAGTACAAAGTGGTAGTAAAACTTTAAAAGATGCTATGAATGATGCTATTAGATATTGGGTTACAAATGCAAGGGATACTTTTTATATAATAGGAACTGTTGCAGGGCCTCATCCTTATCCAATGATGGTAAGAGATTTTCAAGCAATTATAGGTTATGAAGCTAGAAGACAAATTATTGAAAAAGAGAATAGACTTCCTGATTATGTTGTGGCTTGTATTGGTGGTGGAAGTAATGCAATAGGTATGTTTTCACACTTTTTAGAAGATGAAGAAGTTACATGTATAGGAATAGAAGCAGGTGGCCTTGGACTTGATACAAATAAGCATGGGTGTAGTTTACAAAAAGGAAGTCCAGGTGTTTTGCATGGACAGTGTTCATACTTACTTCAAGACAAAAATGGTCAAGTAACAGAAGCACACTCAATTAGTGCAGGACTTGATTATCCAGGTATTGGACCAGAACACTCATTTCACAAAGATAATAATACAGTACAGTATGATTCAATTACAGATGATGAAGCAATTGAAGCTTTTGTATGGTTAAGTCAAAAAGAGGGAATTATTCCAGCTTTTGAAAGTGCTCATGCTATTGCATATCTTAAAAAAGCAAAAGATAAATTCAAAGATAAAGTAGTAATCGTAAATTTATCAGGAAGAGGTGATAAAGATATGATTCAAGCAAAATCACTTTTGCATTTTGACTAA
- a CDS encoding DedA family protein, with product MQKYFRKLQTHSGKILAAFLIVFFSFLAYNLYQAPVSGFENKFMFLLKEYGYIILFAWGMLEGEAGLIMAGLLSHTGDMTLYIAIFVAGLGGFAGDQVYFYIGRFNKAYVYKKFRGQRRKFALAHLLLKKHGWPIIFMQRYMYGMRTIIPISIGITRYSAKMFAFINLISAWCWATITILPVWYFGEEILVVLHWAKEHWYFALPFALVFGGSIIYYFNKASKKKEKEL from the coding sequence ATGCAAAAATATTTTAGAAAATTACAGACTCATTCAGGGAAAATACTTGCAGCTTTTCTTATAGTATTTTTCTCATTTTTAGCATACAACTTATATCAAGCACCAGTTAGTGGCTTTGAAAATAAGTTTATGTTTTTACTTAAAGAGTATGGATATATCATACTTTTTGCGTGGGGAATGCTTGAAGGTGAAGCAGGACTTATAATGGCAGGACTTTTATCTCATACTGGTGATATGACTTTATATATAGCTATTTTTGTAGCTGGACTTGGTGGTTTTGCAGGAGATCAAGTATATTTTTATATAGGAAGATTTAATAAAGCATATGTATATAAAAAATTTAGAGGTCAAAGAAGAAAATTTGCACTTGCACATTTACTTTTGAAAAAACATGGTTGGCCTATTATTTTTATGCAAAGATATATGTATGGAATGAGAACGATTATACCTATTTCTATTGGTATTACAAGATATAGTGCAAAAATGTTTGCTTTTATAAATCTTATTAGTGCTTGGTGTTGGGCTACTATTACTATTTTACCTGTTTGGTATTTTGGTGAAGAAATACTTGTAGTATTGCATTGGGCAAAAGAACATTGGTATTTTGCATTGCCATTTGCACTT